In the genome of Streptomyces sp. NBC_00190, one region contains:
- a CDS encoding TetR/AcrR family transcriptional regulator translates to MGTARTPRGTWIEEGLRALAAGGPEAVRIEPLAQALGVSKGGFYGYFRNRGALLTEMLDTWEREVTEAVIDRVESGGGDARAKLDRLFTIVASYGDKPMTGVAVDLAIRDWARRDEAVAQRLRRADNRRMDYLRSLFGEFCPDEDDVEVRSMLTFSVRIGSYVVAADHGGRSRAEVMELTRNWLLR, encoded by the coding sequence ATGGGTACGGCGCGCACGCCTCGCGGCACATGGATCGAGGAGGGGCTGCGGGCGCTGGCCGCCGGCGGCCCGGAGGCCGTCCGCATCGAGCCGCTCGCGCAGGCGCTCGGCGTCAGCAAGGGCGGCTTCTACGGGTACTTCCGCAACCGGGGCGCGCTGCTCACCGAGATGCTCGACACGTGGGAGCGCGAGGTCACCGAGGCCGTGATCGATCGGGTCGAGAGCGGCGGCGGGGACGCGCGGGCCAAGCTGGACCGGCTGTTCACGATCGTCGCCTCGTACGGGGACAAGCCGATGACGGGCGTGGCGGTCGACCTCGCGATCCGCGACTGGGCCCGGCGCGACGAGGCCGTCGCGCAGCGGCTCCGGCGCGCCGACAACCGGCGGATGGACTACCTGCGTTCGCTGTTCGGCGAGTTCTGCCCCGACGAGGACGACGTCGAGGTCCGCTCCATGCTCACCTTCTCCGTGCGGATCGGCAGCTACGTCGTCGCCGCCGACCACGGCGGCCGCAGCCGCGCGGAGGTCATGGAACTGACTCGCAACTGGCTCCTGCGGTAA
- the treY gene encoding malto-oligosyltrehalose synthase, which translates to MSQPQSSVQSESDVPTPVTPASTYRLQLRPEFPFAAAEAAVPYLASLGVSHLHLSPVLEAVPGSAHGYDVTDHSRVREELGGEPGLRSLGAAARAHGLGLVLDIVPNHMAVPAPLRLNRPLWEVLRDGPDSPFARWFDIDWEAGGGQVLLPVLAGPVESCDLRADGEVLRYGEQEFPLREGTAGLGLPELLAAQWYRPAWWREARTALNYRRFFTISELIGVRVEDPEVFTATHAKVLELVRDGVAEGLRIDHVDGLADPEGYLRRLRAAAGPHCWVVVEKILAPHERLPPAWPVAGTTGYDALYRVDGVFTDPAGAAELAGRYEESTASPEWEPTAEACAREVLTGDLAAELGALERQAGPELADAVRELLIAYPVYRPYPGDDGPDPRAMERAASAAGPDGPAAVAGVRELLLRDPAFAARFAQTSAALRAKSLEDRAFYRYAPLLSATEVGGDPGRPAVPAAEFHAYCARLDRDWPGSGTVLSTHDTKRSADVRARISVLSQAPGPMGAVTGPDPRLAWTARQTALGLGQVPQAAPRLAEALLKGVREAALRTSWTDRDEDYEATVAGYAPGPLDLPADLAEAARANLLGMTLLHLAMPGVPEVYQGAETEYRALVDPDNRRPVRFPREALARLDAGTAPDGPAEEKLALTAALLRLRRARPGLFTGYAPLPARGAAAEHCLAFTRSPGLVAVTTRLSHRLAESGGWRGTALPLPPGRWTPLPGLPGGRGDADGNTDGNMDGNSSGLAYEGEADLADLLALSPVRVLLRDD; encoded by the coding sequence ATGAGCCAGCCGCAGTCAAGCGTCCAATCGGAATCTGATGTTCCGACACCTGTCACTCCGGCGTCGACCTACCGTCTCCAGCTGCGCCCGGAGTTCCCCTTCGCGGCGGCCGAGGCAGCCGTACCGTACCTCGCCTCGCTCGGCGTGTCGCACCTGCACCTGTCCCCCGTGCTGGAGGCCGTGCCCGGCTCGGCGCACGGGTACGACGTCACCGACCACTCCCGGGTCCGCGAGGAGCTGGGCGGCGAGCCCGGGCTGCGCTCGCTCGGCGCGGCCGCCCGGGCGCACGGGCTGGGCCTGGTGCTCGACATCGTGCCGAACCACATGGCGGTGCCCGCGCCGCTGCGGCTGAACCGGCCGCTGTGGGAGGTCCTGCGGGACGGGCCGGACTCGCCGTTCGCGCGCTGGTTCGACATCGACTGGGAGGCGGGCGGCGGCCAGGTGCTGCTGCCGGTGCTCGCCGGGCCCGTGGAGTCCTGCGACCTGAGGGCCGACGGTGAGGTGCTGCGCTACGGGGAGCAGGAGTTCCCGCTGCGGGAGGGCACCGCGGGGCTGGGGCTGCCCGAGCTGCTGGCCGCGCAGTGGTACCGGCCCGCCTGGTGGCGGGAGGCCCGTACCGCCCTCAACTACCGGCGGTTCTTCACCATTTCGGAGCTGATCGGGGTCCGGGTGGAGGACCCGGAGGTCTTCACGGCCACCCACGCGAAGGTGCTGGAGCTGGTCCGGGACGGGGTGGCCGAGGGGCTGCGGATCGACCACGTGGACGGACTGGCCGACCCGGAGGGGTACTTGCGGCGGCTGCGGGCGGCGGCGGGGCCGCACTGCTGGGTGGTGGTGGAGAAGATCCTGGCCCCCCACGAGCGGCTGCCGCCCGCGTGGCCCGTGGCGGGGACCACCGGCTACGACGCGCTGTACCGGGTGGACGGGGTGTTCACCGACCCGGCGGGCGCCGCCGAACTGGCCGGGCGGTACGAGGAGTCGACGGCGTCCCCGGAGTGGGAGCCGACGGCGGAGGCATGCGCGCGGGAGGTGCTGACCGGTGACCTGGCCGCCGAGCTGGGCGCGCTGGAGCGCCAGGCCGGTCCGGAACTGGCGGACGCCGTGCGGGAGTTGCTGATCGCCTATCCGGTCTACCGGCCGTATCCCGGCGATGACGGGCCTGATCCGCGGGCCATGGAGCGGGCGGCCTCGGCGGCCGGTCCGGACGGTCCGGCCGCGGTGGCCGGCGTACGGGAGCTGCTGCTGCGCGATCCCGCCTTCGCCGCCCGCTTCGCCCAGACCTCGGCCGCGCTGCGCGCCAAGTCGCTGGAGGACCGGGCCTTCTACCGGTACGCGCCGCTGCTGTCGGCCACCGAGGTCGGCGGGGATCCGGGACGGCCGGCCGTGCCGGCCGCGGAGTTCCACGCGTACTGCGCCCGCCTGGACCGGGACTGGCCCGGGTCGGGAACGGTGCTGTCCACGCACGACACCAAGCGCAGCGCGGACGTCCGGGCCCGGATCTCGGTGCTGTCGCAGGCGCCGGGGCCGATGGGAGCGGTCACCGGCCCGGATCCCCGGCTGGCGTGGACGGCCCGGCAGACCGCGCTGGGCCTCGGTCAGGTCCCGCAGGCCGCGCCCCGGCTGGCCGAGGCACTGCTCAAGGGGGTCCGCGAGGCCGCCCTGCGCACCAGTTGGACCGACCGGGACGAGGACTACGAGGCGACCGTGGCCGGGTACGCCCCCGGCCCGCTCGACCTGCCCGCTGACCTCGCGGAGGCGGCCCGCGCCAATCTGCTCGGCATGACGCTGCTGCACCTGGCGATGCCCGGGGTCCCGGAGGTCTACCAGGGCGCCGAGACCGAGTACCGGGCCCTGGTGGACCCCGACAACCGGCGCCCGGTCCGCTTCCCGCGGGAGGCGCTGGCCCGGCTGGACGCGGGGACCGCCCCGGACGGCCCGGCCGAGGAGAAGCTGGCGCTGACGGCCGCCCTGCTGCGGCTGCGCCGGGCCCGGCCCGGGCTGTTCACCGGCTACGCCCCGCTCCCGGCCCGGGGCGCGGCGGCGGAGCACTGCCTGGCCTTCACCCGCTCGCCCGGCCTGGTGGCGGTGACCACCCGCCTCTCGCACCGGCTGGCGGAATCGGGAGGCTGGCGCGGGACCGCCCTGCCGCTGCCGCCGGGCCGGTGGACCCCGCTGCCGGGCCTGCCCGGCGGCCGGGGGGACGCGGACGGGAACACGGACGGGAACATGGACGGGAACTCGTCCGGCCTCGCCTACGAGGGCGAGGCGGACCTGGCGGACCTACTGGCCCTGTCACCCGTGCGGGTCCTGCTCCGCGACGACTAG
- a CDS encoding S1 RNA-binding domain-containing protein — MTSFVYRITKYDPADRDEHGSYIGDEDPTSDHGPVEAAYLQAIAAFAEDTGIDHLAIREPGIPGLAHFGLEPTIDCHGLAGLFPPDLSGFHDGAEVPLSLGLELVRGMLRDSGAWCRLKVEDKFAVQVGWDQYVYVSSDEPCEHAFAHTRALGLFPERLDASPYDADFDEPGVQRPADEDFWARLRWSVAVRHAAILEEGYLHNASRWHRLTGGTLDEVRARLAPRARLTVWPDLSADVDAVLASLPDEGPVEFVWEDENGVVSSTTADESEYRELAARVAGARAATALSLALDERHPLFTGVLPDSDGVLRARWRTEPTPSDRNWAFMKTLRRGQICTGTVVEIASFGGTFVDIGGVTAMINIPELSWRRFDHPSDVVSVGQEISAEILDVDLVRERVSLSLKALQEDPMPQFVQQVGQITNGVVTKLAPFGAFVRVEEREDGFEGLVHLTELAEGHLDRPEDVVQVGDSLTVKIVGVDLPRRRITLSHLQAFAPGEP, encoded by the coding sequence GTGACGTCTTTCGTCTACCGGATCACCAAGTACGACCCTGCCGACCGCGACGAGCACGGCAGCTACATAGGCGATGAGGACCCGACCAGCGACCACGGACCGGTCGAGGCCGCCTATCTGCAAGCGATTGCCGCCTTCGCCGAGGACACCGGCATCGACCATCTGGCCATACGTGAGCCGGGGATCCCCGGCCTTGCCCACTTCGGCCTGGAGCCGACGATCGACTGCCACGGTCTTGCCGGGCTCTTCCCACCCGACCTCAGCGGGTTCCACGACGGTGCCGAGGTGCCCCTCTCCCTCGGCCTGGAACTGGTCAGGGGCATGCTCCGCGACAGCGGTGCCTGGTGCCGTCTGAAGGTGGAGGACAAGTTCGCCGTGCAGGTCGGTTGGGACCAGTACGTCTACGTCAGCAGCGACGAGCCCTGCGAGCACGCCTTTGCCCATACCCGGGCTCTCGGTCTCTTCCCGGAGCGGCTGGACGCCTCGCCCTACGACGCGGACTTCGACGAGCCCGGCGTACAGCGGCCCGCGGACGAGGACTTCTGGGCCCGTCTGCGCTGGTCCGTCGCCGTGCGGCACGCAGCGATATTGGAGGAGGGGTACCTCCACAATGCCTCCCGCTGGCATCGTCTCACCGGGGGCACCCTCGATGAGGTCCGCGCCCGGCTCGCCCCTCGTGCCCGGTTGACCGTCTGGCCGGACCTGTCAGCCGATGTCGACGCGGTCCTCGCCTCGCTTCCCGACGAAGGGCCGGTGGAATTCGTGTGGGAGGACGAGAACGGGGTTGTCTCCAGCACGACGGCCGACGAGTCCGAGTACCGGGAACTGGCCGCCCGGGTGGCAGGCGCCCGTGCCGCTACTGCCCTGTCCTTGGCCCTCGACGAACGCCACCCGCTGTTCACCGGGGTCTTGCCCGACAGCGACGGTGTCCTCCGCGCGCGGTGGAGGACCGAGCCGACGCCGAGCGACCGGAACTGGGCCTTTATGAAGACTCTCCGCCGTGGGCAGATCTGCACCGGCACGGTGGTGGAGATCGCCAGCTTCGGTGGGACCTTTGTGGACATCGGCGGCGTCACCGCGATGATCAACATTCCCGAGCTGTCCTGGCGCCGTTTCGACCACCCCTCCGACGTCGTCTCCGTCGGCCAGGAAATCTCGGCCGAGATCCTCGACGTCGACCTGGTGCGCGAGCGTGTGTCGCTGTCCCTGAAGGCATTGCAAGAGGATCCGATGCCGCAGTTCGTACAACAGGTCGGCCAGATCACGAACGGAGTCGTGACCAAACTCGCGCCGTTCGGCGCCTTCGTCCGTGTCGAAGAGAGAGAGGACGGCTTCGAAGGCCTGGTACACCTCACCGAGCTGGCGGAAGGACACCTGGACCGGCCCGAGGATGTTGTTCAGGTCGGAGACAGCCTCACCGTGAAGATCGTGGGCGTCGACCTTCCACGGCGTCGGATCACCCTCTCCCACCTGCAGGCTTTCGCGCCCGGAGAGCCCTGA
- a CDS encoding MFS transporter, which translates to MVGTVNTYRRVIALTGPLLPLVSFLARLPVAMSQFGSVLLVAQTSGSLAAAGIVGGTLSAGQVVFGPVLGRLADRHGQRPVVLGAAAVNAVATAALVAGALGGLGTVPLAAIGAVTGASVPLIGPLARTRSVALAHRAESDESVVGAVHSLEGTLDEVSFVFGPALVGLAALVAHPAVALGGAAALVAVFGTAYALHPTAAVTGGTSGRGPGERGARARTKGERARQPRVVHAVRGSLALQGAMFGACQAGIAALTAQLGVPGQAGIVYAAMGVVSAAVGLALGALPARFGLRLRWRAATGAALVLSVPLLFTDTLWPLYAVVTVLGAAYAPHLITAFALTERVVEPARLAEAMAFAASSLVAGQAVALAVSGRLAEWYGPAGAFSVAVGAAALALTLALVTRVPSARTRAKAFIPAQQTVSPAEKETGESADTGEEPAVDGNGSYAGR; encoded by the coding sequence GTGGTTGGAACCGTCAACACCTATCGAAGAGTCATCGCCCTGACCGGGCCCCTACTCCCGCTCGTCTCATTCCTCGCCCGACTGCCCGTCGCGATGTCCCAGTTCGGAAGCGTCCTGCTGGTCGCCCAGACCAGCGGATCCCTCGCCGCCGCCGGCATCGTCGGAGGCACCCTCTCCGCCGGGCAGGTGGTCTTCGGCCCCGTCCTGGGCCGGCTCGCCGACCGCCACGGGCAGCGGCCCGTCGTACTCGGCGCCGCGGCCGTCAACGCCGTCGCGACCGCCGCTCTCGTCGCCGGGGCCCTGGGCGGCCTCGGCACCGTCCCGCTCGCCGCGATCGGCGCCGTCACCGGCGCCTCCGTACCGCTGATCGGACCGCTCGCCCGGACCCGCTCCGTGGCCCTGGCGCACCGCGCCGAGTCCGACGAGAGCGTGGTGGGCGCCGTCCACTCGCTCGAAGGCACCCTGGACGAGGTCTCGTTCGTCTTCGGACCCGCCCTCGTCGGCCTCGCCGCGCTCGTCGCGCACCCGGCCGTCGCCCTCGGCGGCGCGGCCGCACTCGTCGCCGTCTTCGGCACCGCCTACGCACTGCACCCCACCGCCGCCGTCACCGGGGGCACCTCCGGACGGGGTCCGGGGGAGCGGGGCGCGCGGGCGCGTACGAAGGGGGAGCGGGCCCGGCAGCCGCGCGTGGTCCACGCCGTCCGCGGCTCGCTCGCCCTCCAGGGCGCCATGTTCGGCGCCTGTCAGGCCGGAATCGCCGCGCTCACCGCCCAGTTGGGCGTCCCGGGCCAGGCCGGGATCGTCTACGCGGCCATGGGCGTCGTCAGCGCCGCCGTGGGCCTGGCACTCGGCGCGCTGCCCGCGCGTTTCGGGCTGCGGCTGCGCTGGCGGGCCGCCACGGGCGCCGCGCTGGTCCTGTCGGTGCCGCTGCTGTTCACCGACACCCTGTGGCCGCTGTACGCGGTCGTCACCGTGCTCGGCGCGGCCTACGCACCGCACCTGATCACCGCCTTCGCGCTCACCGAGCGCGTCGTGGAACCCGCCCGGCTCGCCGAGGCGATGGCCTTCGCCGCCAGCTCGCTGGTTGCCGGCCAGGCCGTCGCGCTCGCCGTCTCCGGGCGGCTCGCCGAGTGGTACGGGCCCGCCGGGGCCTTCTCCGTCGCCGTGGGGGCGGCCGCCCTGGCCCTGACCCTCGCCCTCGTCACGCGCGTGCCGTCCGCCCGCACCCGCGCCAAGGCGTTCATCCCCGCGCAGCAGACCGTCTCCCCGGCCGAGAAGGAGACCGGGGAGAGCGCGGACACCGGGGAGGAGCCCGCCGTCGACGGGAACGGCAGCTACGCCGGGCGCTGA
- the glgX gene encoding glycogen debranching protein GlgX, whose product MQVWPGQAYPLGATYDGVGTNFAVYSEAARRIELCLLHDDGSETAVELRETDAFVRHAYLPGIMPGQRYGFRVHGPYAPERGKRCNAAKLLLDPYARAISGSVDWGEAVYGYHFGRPDSRNDLDSAPHTMSSVVVNPYFDWANDRPPRHEYHHTVLYEAHVKGLTMRHPDLPEELRGTYGALAHPAVIGHLAKLGVTALELMPVHQFVNDHRLVNDGLSNYWGYNTIGFFAPHNGYASGDRGQQVLEFKSAVRALHEAGIEVILDVVYNHTAEGNHLGPTLSFRGLDNASYYRLADDPRHYTDTTGTGNSLLMRSPHVLQLIMDSLRYWVTEMHVDGFRFDLAATLARQFHEVDRLSSFFDLVQQDPVVSQVKLIAEPWDLGEGGYQVGNFPPLWTEWNGKYRDTVRDLWRGQPRTLAEFAGRLTGSSDLYQDDGRRPLASINFTTCHDGFTLNDLVSYNEKHNEANREGNRDGETHNRSWNCGVEGPTEDPEVVEVRERQMRNFTATLMLSQGVPMLSHGDEFARSQGGNNNAYCQDNELSWVQWPEPGKPAPALLEFTRRMVWLRRDHPVFRRRRFFHGRPVEGTHDELSDIAWFTPHGEEMRARDWQAQHARALTVFLNGEAISEPGSRGERITDDSFLLMFNAGADPQDFTIPAGHGAQWRLVVDTARPDVLPPGTGPQYAAGDRVALAGRCLVLLQRPA is encoded by the coding sequence ATGCAGGTCTGGCCGGGACAGGCGTATCCGCTCGGCGCCACTTACGACGGCGTCGGCACCAATTTCGCGGTCTACTCCGAGGCCGCCCGACGCATCGAGCTGTGCCTCCTCCACGACGACGGCTCGGAGACCGCGGTGGAGCTGCGCGAGACGGACGCCTTCGTCCGGCACGCGTACCTGCCCGGCATCATGCCGGGCCAGCGCTACGGGTTCCGCGTCCACGGCCCGTACGCGCCGGAGCGCGGCAAGCGCTGCAACGCGGCGAAGCTCCTGCTCGACCCGTACGCGCGGGCGATCAGCGGCAGCGTGGACTGGGGCGAGGCGGTGTACGGCTACCACTTCGGCCGGCCCGACTCCCGCAACGACCTGGACTCCGCCCCGCACACCATGAGCTCGGTCGTGGTGAACCCGTACTTCGACTGGGCCAATGACCGGCCGCCGCGCCACGAGTACCACCACACCGTGCTCTACGAGGCCCACGTCAAGGGCCTGACGATGAGGCATCCGGACCTGCCGGAGGAGCTGCGCGGCACGTACGGGGCGCTCGCGCACCCGGCGGTCATCGGGCACCTGGCCAAGCTCGGGGTGACGGCGCTGGAGCTGATGCCGGTGCACCAGTTCGTCAACGACCACCGGCTGGTCAACGACGGGCTGAGCAACTACTGGGGCTACAACACCATCGGCTTCTTCGCCCCGCACAACGGCTACGCCTCGGGTGACCGCGGCCAGCAGGTGCTGGAGTTCAAGTCGGCGGTCCGGGCGCTGCACGAGGCCGGGATCGAGGTGATCCTCGACGTGGTCTACAACCACACCGCCGAGGGGAACCACCTGGGCCCGACCCTGTCCTTCCGCGGGCTGGACAACGCCTCGTACTACCGGCTGGCGGACGATCCCCGGCACTACACGGACACCACCGGGACCGGGAACTCGCTCCTGATGCGTTCCCCGCACGTCCTCCAGCTGATCATGGACTCGCTGCGCTACTGGGTCACCGAGATGCACGTGGACGGCTTCCGCTTCGACCTGGCCGCGACGCTGGCGCGCCAGTTCCACGAGGTGGACCGGCTGTCCTCGTTCTTCGACCTGGTCCAGCAGGATCCGGTGGTCAGCCAGGTGAAGCTGATCGCCGAGCCCTGGGACCTGGGCGAGGGCGGCTACCAGGTGGGCAACTTCCCGCCGCTGTGGACCGAGTGGAACGGCAAGTACCGGGACACCGTACGGGACTTGTGGCGCGGGCAGCCGCGCACGCTGGCGGAGTTCGCGGGACGGCTGACCGGCTCCTCGGACCTCTACCAGGACGACGGGCGGCGACCGCTGGCCTCCATCAACTTCACCACCTGCCACGACGGCTTCACCCTGAACGACCTGGTCTCGTACAACGAGAAGCACAACGAGGCCAACCGGGAGGGCAACCGGGACGGCGAGACCCACAACCGGTCGTGGAACTGCGGGGTGGAGGGGCCGACCGAGGACCCGGAGGTCGTCGAGGTGCGCGAACGCCAGATGCGCAACTTCACGGCGACGCTCATGCTGTCGCAGGGCGTGCCGATGCTCAGCCATGGCGACGAGTTCGCGCGCTCGCAGGGCGGCAACAACAACGCGTACTGCCAGGACAACGAGTTGTCCTGGGTGCAGTGGCCCGAACCCGGCAAACCCGCCCCCGCGCTGCTGGAGTTCACCCGGCGGATGGTGTGGCTGCGCCGCGACCACCCGGTCTTCCGGCGGCGCCGGTTCTTCCACGGGCGGCCGGTGGAGGGCACGCACGACGAGCTCTCCGACATCGCCTGGTTCACCCCGCACGGCGAGGAGATGCGGGCCCGCGACTGGCAGGCGCAGCACGCGCGTGCGCTGACGGTGTTCCTGAACGGGGAGGCGATCTCCGAGCCGGGCAGCCGCGGGGAGCGGATCACCGACGACTCGTTCCTGCTGATGTTCAACGCGGGCGCCGATCCGCAGGACTTCACCATTCCGGCGGGGCACGGGGCGCAGTGGCGCCTGGTGGTGGACACCGCCCGCCCGGACGTACTGCCACCCGGCACCGGGCCGCAGTACGCGGCCGGGGACCGGGTGGCGCTGGCGGGACGGTGCCTGGTGCTGCTTCAGCGCCCGGCGTAG
- a CDS encoding 3'-5' exonuclease, whose translation MSWISGPLVAFDLETTGTDVETDRIVTAAVVRLDPAGAVSAERTWLLNPGVAIPEQASAIHGISTEHAREHGVPAASAIEEIAQAVAEGLRSGTPLVVMNARYDLSLLDRECRRYEVESISDRLGSVPSPVIDPLVIDKHVDKYRKGKRALHALCAHYGVSLDDAHDARADAVAAARVVRRLGEKHQPVGLMPLADLHDLQVRAAAEQSVSLQAYLRRTADPTAVVEPAWPLIPRGR comes from the coding sequence ATGAGCTGGATCAGTGGGCCGTTGGTGGCCTTCGACCTGGAGACCACGGGCACCGACGTCGAGACCGACCGCATTGTGACGGCGGCGGTCGTGCGCCTGGATCCAGCCGGAGCCGTCTCTGCTGAACGGACCTGGCTGCTGAATCCTGGGGTAGCCATACCCGAGCAGGCGTCGGCGATCCACGGCATCTCGACGGAACATGCCCGCGAGCACGGGGTACCGGCTGCTTCCGCCATCGAGGAGATCGCGCAGGCCGTCGCCGAAGGGCTGCGCTCGGGGACGCCTCTGGTGGTGATGAACGCACGCTACGACCTGTCGTTGCTGGACCGCGAGTGTCGGCGCTACGAGGTCGAGTCGATCAGCGACCGGCTGGGCAGTGTGCCTTCGCCCGTCATCGATCCGCTGGTGATCGACAAGCACGTCGACAAGTACCGGAAGGGCAAGCGGGCGCTCCACGCGCTGTGCGCTCACTACGGCGTGTCGCTCGATGACGCGCACGACGCGAGGGCCGATGCCGTGGCCGCCGCCCGCGTGGTCCGACGCTTGGGTGAGAAGCACCAGCCCGTCGGCCTGATGCCATTGGCGGATCTGCATGATCTCCAGGTGCGCGCGGCGGCTGAACAGTCGGTCTCTTTGCAGGCCTATCTGCGGCGTACCGCGGATCCGACGGCAGTCGTCGAGCCGGCCTGGCCGCTCATTCCCCGGGGGCGATGA
- a CDS encoding SAV2148 family HEPN domain-containing protein encodes MSSGGLELPPGDNGHEGGPADAAGATPAGVPAGAVSLAPQATGSARAGAELDWGAETWSEVRTRAQRAGRAYIWLNLIEQRLRSVVGAVLRPVYEPVHGGDDWVVAAAGPAGQEWVQRAVAVREVSRRKGYLLDSADDNVLSFLTLPQLRELMVQHWPCFEPYFDDRREIELALDELEVTRNVVSRNRALSRPVLEQAERASARLLEVLGGGSGSPSADRLPIDAVEDLVGDRYADVISVHPDRVRLQRQLPAEDLFGGARRLDAIGIGLNLLVQNFSGRRLVRLTEAGCRVRLLFLNPASSAVKRRERELGLRKGELSRSVEMNILHVRRVRAGLRDPSRFEIHVFDETPRFTAYLVEGQSSGIAVVQSYLRRARGMESPVLVLRGGGRGVPKDADHGLFTTYREEFESVWEDSRPVS; translated from the coding sequence GTGAGCTCGGGAGGTCTGGAGCTGCCCCCTGGTGACAACGGTCACGAGGGCGGCCCGGCGGACGCCGCAGGTGCGACACCCGCAGGAGTGCCGGCCGGGGCGGTGTCGCTGGCCCCGCAGGCGACCGGGAGCGCACGGGCCGGCGCCGAGCTGGACTGGGGCGCGGAGACCTGGAGCGAGGTCCGCACGCGGGCGCAGCGGGCGGGTCGTGCGTACATCTGGCTCAATCTCATCGAGCAGCGGCTGCGGTCGGTGGTCGGCGCGGTGCTGCGGCCGGTCTACGAGCCGGTGCACGGCGGGGACGACTGGGTCGTCGCCGCCGCCGGGCCCGCCGGGCAGGAGTGGGTGCAGCGGGCCGTGGCCGTGCGCGAGGTCAGCCGGCGCAAGGGCTATCTGCTCGACTCGGCCGACGACAACGTGCTGAGCTTCCTGACGCTCCCCCAGCTGCGGGAGCTGATGGTCCAGCACTGGCCCTGCTTCGAACCGTATTTCGACGACCGGCGCGAGATCGAGCTCGCGCTGGACGAGCTGGAGGTCACCCGCAACGTCGTCTCCCGCAACCGGGCGCTGTCCCGGCCGGTACTGGAACAGGCGGAGCGGGCCTCGGCGCGGCTGCTGGAGGTACTGGGCGGGGGCTCGGGCAGCCCGTCGGCGGACCGGCTGCCGATCGACGCCGTCGAGGACCTGGTGGGCGACCGGTACGCGGACGTCATCTCGGTCCATCCGGACCGGGTGCGGCTGCAGCGCCAGCTCCCGGCGGAGGACCTCTTCGGGGGCGCGCGGCGGCTCGACGCCATCGGCATAGGGCTCAACCTGCTGGTCCAGAACTTCTCGGGCCGAAGACTCGTCCGGCTCACGGAGGCCGGCTGCCGGGTGCGGCTGCTGTTCCTGAACCCGGCGAGCAGCGCGGTCAAGCGGCGCGAGCGGGAGCTGGGGCTGCGCAAGGGAGAGCTGAGCCGCTCGGTGGAGATGAACATCCTGCACGTCCGCCGGGTCCGCGCGGGCCTGCGCGATCCCTCGCGCTTCGAGATCCACGTGTTCGACGAGACCCCGCGCTTCACGGCCTATCTGGTGGAGGGCCAGTCCTCGGGCATCGCGGTCGTCCAGTCCTACCTGCGCCGGGCACGGGGCATGGAATCCCCGGTCCTGGTCCTGCGCGGCGGCGGCCGCGGCGTCCCGAAGGACGCCGACCACGGACTGTTCACGACGTACCGCGAGGAATTCGAATCGGTGTGGGAGGACTCCCGTCCGGTTTCGTGA
- a CDS encoding DUF2867 domain-containing protein encodes MRLPKTAHTSRPWRIHEIAGDFRVEDVWALPTPGGPDDLAHLVDQFAQGKGEPIDSPVGRALFAIRWKLGALFGWDKPEDGVGGRLSTLRDRLPADLREGSRGPDLTAVPFTSVYQTHDEWAAEMGNRTVHGVMHIGWVPDGAGGYRGQMAVLVKSNGLFGALYMAGIKPFRYLGVYPALLRGIGRGWQEHAAERSAGSAGSGSVGSAGSAG; translated from the coding sequence ATGAGACTCCCGAAGACCGCGCACACCTCCCGTCCCTGGCGGATCCACGAGATCGCAGGCGACTTCCGGGTCGAGGACGTGTGGGCGCTGCCGACACCAGGCGGTCCCGACGACCTCGCACATCTCGTGGACCAGTTCGCGCAGGGCAAGGGGGAGCCCATCGACTCCCCGGTGGGGCGCGCGCTCTTCGCGATCCGATGGAAGCTCGGGGCGCTGTTCGGCTGGGACAAGCCCGAAGACGGCGTCGGCGGCCGGCTGTCCACGCTGCGGGACCGGCTTCCGGCGGACCTCCGCGAGGGTTCCAGGGGGCCGGACCTGACGGCGGTTCCGTTCACCTCCGTCTACCAGACGCACGACGAGTGGGCGGCGGAGATGGGCAACCGGACCGTGCACGGGGTGATGCACATCGGCTGGGTCCCGGACGGGGCGGGCGGCTACCGCGGCCAGATGGCCGTCCTGGTGAAGTCCAACGGACTGTTCGGCGCCCTGTACATGGCGGGCATCAAGCCCTTCCGGTACCTCGGGGTCTATCCGGCGCTGTTGCGGGGAATCGGACGCGGGTGGCAGGAGCACGCCGCCGAAAGGTCCGCGGGCTCGGCGGGCTCGGGCTCGGTCGGCTCCGCGGGCTCGGCGGGCTGA